In a single window of the Streptomyces sp. NBC_00353 genome:
- a CDS encoding alpha/beta fold hydrolase, whose product MTTFLLVPGLFMGGWAWEAVAAELTAQGHRALPVTLPGMAERAGEDPADAGLDEHTDAVAALLDTEGPGIVLVAHSYGIFPALAAADRRPEQVARVVFVDTGFPEPGESVVAQMPQLGLLDRALGGVIPVPEEIPAVHAVPAAELERYHRLATPHPVRTVTEPIELTGAWLKLPTTGVFCLANGLSLEFARTLHGTGLPRFAKLAEPGVTFFELATGHYPMLSTPVELADVLVRAAAGEGLGLYEG is encoded by the coding sequence ATGACGACGTTTCTGCTGGTCCCGGGGCTTTTCATGGGTGGCTGGGCCTGGGAGGCGGTGGCTGCCGAGCTGACCGCGCAAGGGCACCGGGCGCTTCCGGTCACCTTGCCCGGCATGGCCGAGCGGGCGGGGGAGGACCCCGCCGACGCCGGGCTGGACGAGCACACCGACGCCGTGGCGGCGCTGCTCGACACGGAGGGCCCAGGGATTGTGCTGGTGGCCCACAGCTACGGCATCTTCCCCGCCCTCGCGGCGGCCGACCGGCGGCCCGAACAGGTCGCCCGGGTGGTGTTCGTGGACACCGGCTTCCCGGAGCCGGGTGAGTCGGTGGTGGCGCAGATGCCGCAGCTCGGCCTGCTGGACCGCGCCCTCGGCGGAGTCATCCCGGTGCCCGAGGAGATCCCGGCGGTGCACGCCGTCCCGGCGGCGGAGCTGGAGCGCTACCACCGCCTGGCCACCCCGCACCCGGTCCGGACCGTCACCGAGCCGATCGAGCTGACCGGTGCCTGGCTCAAGCTCCCGACCACTGGGGTGTTCTGCCTCGCGAACGGCCTCAGCCTGGAGTTCGCCCGCACGCTGCACGGCACCGGCCTGCCGCGGTTCGCCAAGCTCGCCGAGCCCGGAGTCACCTTCTTCGAACTGGCCACCGGCCACTACCCGATGCTCTCCACCCCGGTGGAGCTGGCCGACGTCCTGGTGCGCGCGGCGGCCGGCGAGGGCCTCGGCCTGTACGAGGGCTGA
- a CDS encoding ISAs1 family transposase codes for MCRQSATACLVKSPLLAGCSGLSLAERLVRLPDPRHRRGVRHPFVAVLLIAASAVAAGARSYTAIGQWARSAPQQTLARCGARFLTSLNVRIAPSRSTIRRIVSVVCPGGLADLMGEAPVGARSVAVDGKSARGSRTDAAPAAHLLSAVTAAGRVVSQVRVPDKTNEISAFTALLAPFDLAGTVVTADALHTQREHAKWLVEVKQAHYLLVVKGNQPNLHAAVKTLPWKDVTARRYDRERGHGRRETRSVRTLTVTGLSLDFPHVVQAAKILRHRTDLRSGKVTRQTVYAVTDMTAHEASPHLIGCIARSQWGIEAVHHIRDVTFAEDASQVRTGHGPENMATLRNLAINKLREHGHTSIAAGLREMSYEPFTRPLDLLGIAP; via the coding sequence ATGTGCCGTCAGTCTGCCACCGCCTGTCTGGTCAAGTCGCCGTTGCTGGCGGGGTGTTCGGGGCTGTCGTTGGCGGAACGGCTGGTCAGGCTGCCGGACCCGCGCCATCGCCGGGGTGTGCGTCACCCGTTCGTGGCGGTGCTGCTGATCGCCGCGTCCGCGGTGGCGGCGGGCGCACGCTCGTACACGGCGATCGGGCAATGGGCTCGCAGCGCCCCGCAGCAGACCCTGGCCCGGTGCGGCGCACGCTTTCTGACCTCGCTGAACGTGCGGATCGCGCCGAGCAGGTCGACGATCCGCAGGATCGTCTCCGTTGTCTGCCCGGGCGGCCTGGCCGACCTGATGGGCGAGGCTCCGGTGGGAGCTCGGTCAGTTGCGGTGGACGGCAAGAGCGCCCGCGGCTCGCGCACCGATGCCGCGCCCGCCGCTCACCTGCTGTCCGCGGTCACGGCCGCCGGCCGTGTCGTGAGTCAGGTGCGGGTACCGGACAAGACCAACGAGATCTCCGCGTTCACCGCTCTGCTGGCCCCGTTCGATCTGGCCGGCACCGTGGTGACGGCCGACGCCCTGCACACCCAGCGCGAGCACGCGAAATGGCTGGTGGAGGTGAAGCAGGCGCACTACCTGCTGGTAGTCAAGGGCAACCAGCCGAACCTGCACGCGGCGGTCAAGACTCTGCCGTGGAAGGACGTGACCGCCCGCCGCTACGACCGCGAGCGCGGGCACGGGCGGCGCGAGACCCGCTCTGTGCGCACGCTCACCGTCACCGGCCTGAGCCTGGACTTCCCGCACGTCGTCCAGGCCGCGAAGATCCTGCGCCACCGCACCGACCTCAGGAGCGGCAAGGTGACCCGGCAGACCGTCTACGCGGTCACGGACATGACGGCACATGAGGCATCACCGCATCTCATCGGCTGTATCGCCAGATCGCAGTGGGGCATCGAGGCCGTCCACCACATCAGAGACGTCACGTTCGCCGAGGACGCCTCCCAGGTCCGGACCGGGCACGGCCCGGAGAATATGGCCACCCTGCGAAACCTCGCAATCAACAAGCTCCGCGAGCACGGCCACACCAGCATCGCGGCAGGCCTCCGCGAGATGTCTTACGAGCCCTTCACCCGCCCCCTCGACCTCCTCGGCATTGCCCCGTGA
- a CDS encoding MFS transporter, with protein sequence MTAEDQTAAHTTTTAADQAGGGSTGSARHSRAGSAGRWPATAVFFLNGLTLSTYIVRLGSLKGKHHLSDGQLGLIGMAFAVAALACMQGVGPLTARVGTRPVLRISLLVMPVLLALVGLVKGAVELVVVVTALGAVHGTTDAVMNTHAVAIERRLGRPILNGCHAAWSVSAVVASLATAVLARAGISFATHLVAAAAVLMAGALLLGPLLVETGTRESARASSPAPRRLGLRGGWSRHVVALGLTGTALMVCEGAALGWSAIFLHDSRGASLALAATAVTAYTGAQAAGRVIGDRLTLRHGAPALFRAGGLVAACGLAMALLSPNPVAAIGGFAVTGAGASVLLPLAYSAVGQTKTGSPEAATPISRFTTFTYAGTLFGPAAIGWAAELAGLTWTLAALIPVLCAVALLSRLPGHPQH encoded by the coding sequence ATGACTGCCGAGGACCAGACCGCGGCGCACACGACAACAACGGCTGCCGACCAGGCCGGGGGCGGCTCGACCGGGTCGGCGCGGCACAGCAGGGCGGGAAGCGCCGGACGGTGGCCGGCGACAGCCGTCTTCTTTCTCAACGGACTCACGCTGTCGACGTACATCGTCCGGCTCGGATCGCTGAAGGGCAAGCACCACCTGAGCGACGGCCAACTCGGGCTCATCGGCATGGCCTTCGCCGTGGCGGCCCTCGCTTGCATGCAGGGAGTGGGACCGCTGACGGCCCGGGTCGGCACGCGGCCGGTGCTGCGCATCTCACTCCTCGTCATGCCCGTGCTGCTGGCGCTGGTCGGCCTGGTCAAAGGAGCCGTCGAACTCGTAGTGGTCGTCACAGCACTCGGTGCCGTGCACGGCACCACCGACGCAGTCATGAACACCCATGCCGTCGCGATCGAGCGGCGCCTCGGACGCCCCATCCTCAACGGCTGCCACGCCGCCTGGAGCGTCAGCGCTGTCGTGGCCTCACTCGCCACGGCCGTCCTGGCGCGTGCGGGTATCTCGTTCGCCACGCACCTCGTGGCGGCCGCAGCCGTTCTCATGGCCGGCGCCCTGCTGTTGGGGCCACTCCTGGTGGAGACCGGCACGAGAGAGAGCGCCCGCGCGTCCTCGCCCGCGCCGCGCCGTCTGGGCCTGCGCGGCGGCTGGAGCCGCCACGTCGTGGCACTCGGCCTGACCGGCACGGCACTGATGGTCTGCGAAGGCGCCGCCCTCGGCTGGAGCGCGATCTTCCTGCACGACTCCCGGGGCGCCTCGCTCGCGCTCGCGGCCACGGCGGTGACCGCGTACACCGGAGCTCAGGCGGCAGGCCGGGTGATCGGCGACCGCCTGACCCTGCGCCACGGCGCCCCGGCTCTGTTCCGCGCCGGTGGTCTCGTCGCGGCGTGCGGCCTGGCGATGGCGCTGCTTTCGCCGAACCCGGTCGCAGCCATCGGCGGGTTCGCCGTCACGGGCGCAGGCGCGTCGGTCCTGCTGCCGTTGGCCTACAGCGCGGTCGGGCAGACGAAGACGGGCAGCCCGGAAGCCGCGACGCCGATCTCCCGGTTCACCACCTTCACCTACGCGGGAACCCTCTTCGGCCCTGCCGCGATCGGCTGGGCCGCCGAGCTCGCCGGCCTGACCTGGACGCTGGCCGCACTCATCCCCGTGCTGTGCGCCGTCGCACTCCTGAGCCGACTACCCGGCCACCCGCAGCACTGA
- a CDS encoding PP2C family protein-serine/threonine phosphatase produces the protein MAPLALIALAVIFDQVTPANWPFNRFLEGAPALAAASWSPVGTGVIGGFTFAVDIALAADKGNLGVSRAWLTLGMIVLVTVAAVFASHVRQEREHILADLRSVAEPAQRELVRPLPSSLGSTRMATMYLAAAAEARIGGDFYEAQRTPYGVRIMIGDVRGKGLPAVEAAAVMMGAFREAAHDAPDLPALAARLETSIRRYAAQPSDVEECFATGLLAEMPENGTVLRLFSCGHPPPLLLSGGTVRELEATGPSPPFSLAALLHDEYHVDIAPFGAGDSLVLYTDGVSEARNRDDVFYAVAERIGTFATAAPDELVDRLGADLAGLRLRSAQRRRRCPGAPPYIERDTRVRPPDGQTELRPDH, from the coding sequence ATGGCGCCGCTGGCGCTGATTGCCCTAGCCGTGATCTTCGATCAGGTCACCCCGGCGAATTGGCCGTTCAACCGATTCCTGGAGGGGGCTCCGGCCCTGGCGGCCGCAAGTTGGAGCCCTGTCGGCACCGGCGTGATCGGGGGGTTCACCTTTGCCGTAGACATCGCGCTGGCTGCCGACAAGGGGAACTTGGGCGTGTCGAGGGCATGGCTGACGCTGGGGATGATCGTGTTGGTGACGGTGGCAGCCGTATTCGCCAGCCATGTGCGCCAGGAGCGGGAGCACATCTTGGCCGACCTGCGCTCCGTCGCCGAGCCCGCGCAGCGCGAACTGGTGCGGCCACTGCCGTCCAGCCTGGGATCCACACGCATGGCAACCATGTATCTGGCCGCGGCCGCGGAGGCCCGCATCGGCGGCGACTTCTACGAGGCCCAGCGCACCCCGTACGGAGTCCGGATCATGATCGGCGACGTACGCGGCAAAGGCCTGCCCGCGGTGGAGGCGGCGGCCGTTATGATGGGCGCCTTTCGCGAAGCGGCCCATGACGCGCCCGATCTCCCCGCCCTGGCCGCCCGCCTTGAGACGAGTATCCGGCGGTACGCTGCCCAGCCCAGCGATGTCGAGGAGTGCTTCGCCACCGGATTGCTCGCGGAGATGCCCGAGAACGGCACGGTCCTTCGCCTCTTCAGCTGCGGTCATCCGCCACCGCTGCTGCTGAGCGGCGGCACAGTCCGGGAACTGGAAGCCACCGGGCCCTCTCCGCCGTTCAGCCTCGCCGCGCTGCTCCACGATGAGTATCACGTCGACATCGCCCCGTTCGGTGCGGGGGATAGCCTGGTGCTCTACACCGACGGCGTGAGCGAAGCCCGCAATCGCGACGACGTCTTCTACGCCGTCGCCGAACGCATCGGGACCTTCGCAACCGCAGCTCCGGACGAGCTGGTCGACCGCCTCGGCGCCGACCTTGCTGGCCTACGCCTGCGATCAGCTCAACGACGACGCCGCTGCCCTGGTGCTCCGCCGTACATCGAGCGAGACACGCGCGTGAGACCACCTGATGGCCAGACAGAACTTCGGCCTGACCACTAG
- a CDS encoding DUF4259 domain-containing protein has translation MGTWDIGPFDNDTAADFAGDLDEAAVEERESMIRSVLKRAADPADYLDAPDAERAVAAAALVVAQHPYGEPTCSIYGPSEPLPEFPADLRTLAVDALDQVIAELSELAELWGEAADGPKWRQDISRLRDVLNPPIPPQEETLFEI, from the coding sequence ATGGGCACCTGGGACATCGGCCCCTTCGACAACGACACCGCCGCCGACTTCGCCGGCGACCTGGACGAGGCAGCCGTGGAAGAACGCGAGTCCATGATCCGCAGCGTACTCAAACGCGCCGCCGATCCTGCGGACTACTTGGACGCCCCCGACGCCGAGCGAGCCGTGGCCGCGGCAGCCCTGGTCGTCGCACAGCACCCCTACGGCGAGCCGACGTGTTCGATCTACGGTCCATCCGAGCCTCTACCGGAGTTCCCCGCAGACCTCCGAACGCTCGCCGTCGACGCACTGGACCAAGTGATCGCCGAGCTGTCTGAACTCGCCGAGCTGTGGGGCGAAGCCGCAGACGGCCCGAAATGGCGCCAGGACATCTCCCGCCTCCGCGATGTCCTTAACCCTCCGATCCCACCACAAGAGGAAACCCTCTTCGAGATCTAA
- a CDS encoding alpha/beta fold hydrolase, with the protein MEVRRADGGVIAVEVVGEPDAPAVLFCHGLADSRLAAYDFAGAAHALGLRLIAPDRPGIGGTEARCLPRVVDWAAEATVVLDALGVGSVALLGVSGGGAFAAACASELPDRVRSLLLIAPLGPPAWPSRGMAAGQRASLQVARHAPAFGGWFLGRLATLARRAPGLFIRLATSEMPAIDRRALAQSDARAAFLTNYLRAFQRGSRGVGQDLRVLTRPWGFDLESITVPTSIHQGDADTTVPLPHARRFAAAIPGARVHIHPGQGHFSILTAPEQTLATLAA; encoded by the coding sequence GTGGAAGTGCGTCGAGCCGATGGCGGGGTGATCGCGGTCGAGGTGGTGGGGGAGCCGGACGCGCCTGCGGTGCTGTTCTGCCACGGGTTGGCCGACTCGCGGCTGGCCGCGTACGACTTCGCGGGCGCGGCCCACGCGCTCGGACTGCGCCTCATCGCCCCGGATCGCCCCGGCATCGGCGGCACCGAGGCCCGTTGCCTGCCGCGGGTCGTGGACTGGGCTGCGGAAGCCACCGTGGTCCTGGACGCGTTGGGCGTCGGCTCGGTGGCGCTGCTCGGCGTCTCGGGCGGCGGAGCGTTCGCGGCCGCATGCGCGTCGGAGCTGCCTGACCGCGTCCGCAGCCTGCTGCTCATCGCGCCCCTTGGCCCGCCTGCCTGGCCCTCCCGCGGGATGGCAGCCGGGCAGCGCGCGTCCTTGCAGGTCGCCCGGCACGCTCCGGCGTTCGGTGGCTGGTTTCTGGGCCGCCTGGCCACGCTGGCGCGCCGGGCACCAGGGCTGTTCATTCGCCTGGCGACCAGCGAGATGCCCGCCATCGACCGGCGTGCCCTCGCCCAGTCGGACGCGCGCGCGGCCTTCCTGACCAACTACCTGCGAGCGTTCCAGCGCGGCAGCCGGGGAGTCGGGCAGGATCTGCGCGTGCTGACCCGACCCTGGGGTTTCGACCTCGAGTCGATCACGGTGCCCACGTCGATCCACCAGGGGGACGCCGACACCACCGTCCCGCTCCCGCACGCCCGCCGCTTCGCCGCGGCGATACCGGGCGCACGCGTTCACATCCATCCCGGCCAAGGGCACTTCTCGATCCTCACCGCACCCGAGCAGACGCTGGCGACACTCGCCGCATAG
- a CDS encoding AraC family transcriptional regulator: MYLEELRTLLARHARPDWTTAIDGVLISKVDRPDPPAPSMSGTVLAVIAQGAKRLALGDRVYEYGPGQYLVASVDLPVTGQFARADPEQPALGFGLTLEPSAVAELLLQAGPGDIPRAGGGVPSGIAVSDAPAALLDAVVRLLRLLDEPRGRAVLAPLVKREILWRVITGDQGATVRQLGLADSSLSHISRAVRWIREHYAEPFRVDEVARMSGMSVSAFYRNFQAVTAMSPIQFQKQIRLQEARLLLATHPGDVTGVGHRVGYDNPSQFSREYRRQFGAPPSRDAARLRQAVRTPAGVLP; this comes from the coding sequence ATGTACCTCGAAGAGCTCCGCACACTGCTGGCCCGGCATGCCCGGCCCGACTGGACCACCGCTATCGACGGCGTCCTCATCTCGAAGGTCGACCGGCCGGATCCGCCGGCGCCCTCCATGTCCGGCACGGTGCTCGCGGTCATCGCCCAGGGGGCCAAGCGCCTCGCGCTGGGCGACCGGGTCTACGAGTACGGCCCCGGGCAGTACCTGGTCGCATCCGTCGACCTGCCTGTCACGGGGCAGTTCGCCCGGGCCGACCCCGAGCAGCCGGCCCTCGGTTTCGGTCTCACACTGGAACCGTCCGCCGTTGCCGAACTGCTGTTGCAGGCCGGTCCCGGAGACATCCCCCGCGCCGGCGGAGGCGTTCCGTCGGGGATCGCCGTCAGCGACGCTCCGGCCGCGCTGCTCGACGCGGTGGTGCGGCTGCTGCGCCTGCTCGACGAGCCCCGCGGCCGGGCCGTTTTGGCCCCGCTGGTCAAGCGCGAGATCCTGTGGCGTGTGATCACCGGCGACCAAGGTGCGACGGTTCGTCAGCTCGGCCTGGCCGACAGCAGCCTCAGCCACATCTCCCGGGCCGTGCGCTGGATCCGCGAGCACTACGCCGAGCCCTTCCGGGTCGACGAGGTGGCACGCATGTCCGGCATGAGCGTCTCCGCCTTCTACCGCAACTTCCAGGCGGTGACAGCGATGAGCCCCATCCAGTTCCAGAAGCAGATCCGGCTGCAGGAGGCCCGGCTGCTGCTCGCCACGCACCCGGGCGACGTCACCGGGGTCGGACACCGCGTCGGCTATGACAACCCGTCACAGTTCAGCCGGGAGTATCGCCGCCAGTTCGGCGCGCCGCCCAGCCGGGACGCCGCCCGCCTGCGTCAGGCTGTGCGCACCCCGGCAGGTGTCCTTCCTTGA
- a CDS encoding VOC family protein, giving the protein MACRISELVLGCRDPEGLARFWCEVLDFVVLDREGDDCFEIGPREGFGGPQPTIILSRRDEPEPGKSRLHIDVNATDRDQDAELERLLKLGARPADIGQTGEEQWHVLADPEGNEFCLLKARLNPL; this is encoded by the coding sequence ATGGCATGTCGTATCAGTGAGCTCGTACTCGGTTGCCGTGATCCCGAGGGGCTGGCGCGGTTCTGGTGCGAGGTCCTGGACTTCGTAGTGCTCGATCGCGAAGGGGACGACTGCTTCGAGATCGGGCCGCGCGAAGGGTTCGGCGGCCCGCAGCCGACGATCATCCTCAGTCGCAGGGACGAGCCGGAGCCGGGGAAGTCCCGGCTGCACATCGACGTCAACGCCACCGACCGCGATCAGGACGCCGAGCTCGAACGCCTCCTGAAGCTCGGGGCGCGCCCGGCTGACATCGGCCAGACCGGCGAGGAGCAGTGGCACGTTCTTGCCGACCCCGAGGGCAATGAGTTCTGCCTGCTCAAGGCCCGTCTCAACCCGCTCTGA
- a CDS encoding VOC family protein yields MTSQLFAICFNATRPSGLARFWAGVLGWESADGPDDDVAILPPDTAGFRIRFLPSQEPKIGQNRAHFDLTSTSPEDQQQTVARALDFGGNHIDVGQLPEEGHVVLADPDGNEFCVIEAGNKFLADTGFIGALACDGTQEVGYFWSEALRWPLVWDQDQETAIQSPNGGTKITWGGPPVASKTGTNRLYFELALPADADWEAEVDRLISLGATHSDIGERDGGRVLMLDPDGNEFSVQRP; encoded by the coding sequence ATGACCAGTCAATTGTTCGCGATCTGCTTCAATGCGACCCGGCCGTCGGGCCTAGCGCGGTTCTGGGCCGGGGTCTTGGGCTGGGAGTCGGCCGACGGTCCGGACGACGACGTCGCGATCCTGCCCCCTGATACCGCCGGGTTCCGCATCCGTTTCCTGCCGAGCCAGGAGCCGAAGATTGGCCAGAACCGGGCGCACTTCGACCTGACGAGCACCTCGCCGGAGGATCAGCAGCAGACGGTGGCCAGGGCGCTGGATTTCGGTGGCAACCACATCGACGTGGGCCAACTCCCGGAAGAGGGGCATGTGGTGCTCGCCGATCCAGACGGCAACGAGTTCTGCGTAATCGAGGCGGGCAACAAGTTCCTCGCTGACACCGGCTTCATCGGAGCGCTGGCCTGCGACGGTACGCAGGAGGTCGGTTACTTCTGGAGCGAGGCGCTACGGTGGCCGCTGGTCTGGGACCAGGACCAGGAGACCGCGATCCAATCGCCGAACGGCGGTACGAAGATCACGTGGGGTGGTCCTCCGGTGGCATCGAAGACGGGCACGAACAGGCTGTACTTCGAGCTGGCGCTCCCCGCCGACGCCGACTGGGAGGCGGAGGTCGACCGCCTGATCTCGCTCGGCGCGACGCACTCCGACATCGGTGAGCGAGACGGCGGCCGAGTGCTAATGCTCGACCCCGACGGTAACGAGTTCTCTGTACAGAGGCCATGA